Proteins found in one Asterias rubens chromosome 12, eAstRub1.3, whole genome shotgun sequence genomic segment:
- the LOC117297775 gene encoding transforming growth factor beta-1 proprotein-like — translation MRNMGSATKEPHTVLIPLLCTMLLCMELTTSMPSSHRIPVHHGGNGTESERSGSKHEARIEAIKKSILASLNMTEPPSPEVLARAWAKVTPEWMEEARSLYEKTVRLYQGAKSVFPKREDHHQTEKQRRVHQFHSTGSLRETIHFDHLSKPVTLFFSSRTRQSGEVIDGKLKLYLDAATSRPLRHSKKRVECSVYLRNGGVDGGHKLLDTRTLSLRSTGWKTFHITEAVRSWLNNHPNGTELALVVVVSGHSADKVFQLDQGFIGGSSGLTLPNHPRVEILYEEDYDSRRRDRRQSEAARDPYTCTDSDNEEKCCRYAKTVTFRELGWHRWICFPTSFVSYECSGTCPTNHRVATEYSRIKSLMHDLDPTDWGPPCCAPTKLSPLWLMMFNSTGDLEFIEQPDMIVDECKCL, via the exons ATGAGGAATATGGGGTCCGCTACCAAAGAGCCACACACAGTACTGATTCCTTTGCTCTGTACGATGCTGTTATGCATGGAGCTTACCACAAGCATGCCGTCATCCCATCGTATACCCGTCCACCATGGAGGTAACGGTACGGAATCAGAGAGAAGTGGTAGTAAACATGAAGCTCGCATCGAGGCGATTAAGAAGTCCATCCTGGCCTCGCTGAATATGACTGAGCCTCCTTCGCCTGAAGTTCTCGCCCGGGCCTGGGCTAAAGTTACTCCCGAGTGGATGGAAGAAGCCCGGAGTCTCTACGAAAAGACAGTCAGATTATACCAAGGTGCCAAATCAGTCTTCCCAAAGAGGGAGGACCACCATCAAACAGAAAAACAGAGGAGGGTGCATCAATTTCACTCTACCG GTTCGTTACGGGAAACAATCCACTTCGACCACCTCTCGAAGCCAGTCACGTTGTTTTTCAGCAGTCGCACGAGACAGTCCGGCGAGGTCATCGACGGTAAACTCAAGCTCTATTTGGATGCTGCTACCTCACGCCCTCTTCGCCATTCCAAGAAGAGGGTGGAATGTTCTGTGTACCTCCGCAACGGAGGCGTGGACGGGGGCCACAAGCTCCTGGACACCCGGACGCTCTCCCTGCGCTCAACCGGCTGGAAAACGTTTCACATAACGGAGGCCGTGAGATCGTGGTTGAACAATCACCCGAACGGCACAGAGCTTGCCCTAGTCGTAGTCGTCAGTGGTCACTCTGCGGACAAAGTGTTTCAATTAGACCAGGGTTTCATTGGTGGGTCATCGGGACTGACGCTGCCTAACCATCCACGAGTAGAGATACTTTATGAAGAAGATTATGACTCGCGGCGTAGGGACAGGAGGCAATCGGAGGCAGCGAGGGATCCGTATACGTGCACCGACAGCGACAATGAAGAGAAGTGTTGCCGCTACGCGAAGACGGTGACGTTCCGGGAGCTCGGATGGCACCGCTGGATATGCTTCCCGACATCGTTCGTTTCGTACGAGTGCTCGGGGACGTGCCCCACGAATCATCGAGTTGCAACCGAGTACTCAAGAATCAAGAGCCTTATGCACGACCTCGACCCCACAGACTGGGGCCCTCCGTGCTGTGCACCCACAAAACTTAGCCCTCTCTGGCTCATGATGTTTAACTCCACGGGGGACCTTGAATTTATTGAGCAACCAGACATGATTGTTGATGAATGCAAATGCTTATGA